A single genomic interval of Lathyrus oleraceus cultivar Zhongwan6 chromosome 7, CAAS_Psat_ZW6_1.0, whole genome shotgun sequence harbors:
- the LOC127105719 gene encoding TATA-box-binding protein isoform X1: MADQGLEGSQPVDLQKHPSGIVPTLQNIVSTVNLDCKLDLKAIALQARNAEYNPKRFAAVIMRIREPKTTALIFASGKMVCTGAKSEQQSKLAARKYARIIQKLGFPAKFKDFKIQNIVGSCDVKFPIRLEGLAYSHGAFSSYEPELFPGLIYRMKQPKIVLLIFVSGKIVLTGAKVRDETYAAFENIYPVLTEFRKNQQCCPDISALGVGCICEAHS, translated from the exons ATGGCTGATCAAGGATTGGAAGGGAGCCAGCCGGTAGATCTACAGAAACATCCTTCTGGGATTGTGCCCACCCTTCA AAATATTGTTTCAACAGTCAATTTGGACTGTAAGTTGGACCTCAAAGCAATTGCACTCCAAGCTCGTAATGCAGAGTACAATCCCAAG CGTTTTGCTGCTGTCATTATGAGAATCAGAGAACCGAAAACAACTGCACTTATCTTTGCTTCTGGCAAGATG GTTTGTACTGGAGCCAAGAGTGAGCAACAGTCTAAACTGGCAGCAAGGAAG TATGCGCGTATCATCCAAAAACTTGGTTTCCCGGCCAAATTTAAG GATTTCAAGATCCAGAACATTGTTGGCTCCTGTGATGTTAAGTTCCCGATACGGTTGGAGGGTCTTGCATATTCCCATGGTGCTTTCTCTAGT TATGAACCAGAGCTGTTTCCCGGATTAATATACCGTATGAAGCAACCGAAGATAGTCTTGCTTATTTTCGTCTCTGGAAAAATAGTTCTAACCGGAGCCAAG GTGAGAGATGAGACTTATGCAGCCTTTGAAAACATATATCCAGTGCTTACTGAGTTCAGGAAAAATCAACAATG CTGTCCAGATATATCTGCATTGGGCGTAGGTTGTATTTGTGAAGCACATTCATAG
- the LOC127105719 gene encoding TATA-box-binding protein isoform X2, with protein sequence MADQGLEGSQPVDLQKHPSGIVPTLQNIVSTVNLDCKLDLKAIALQARNAEYNPKRFAAVIMRIREPKTTALIFASGKMVCTGAKSEQQSKLAARKYARIIQKLGFPAKFKDFKIQNIVGSCDVKFPIRLEGLAYSHGAFSSYEPELFPGLIYRMKQPKIVLLIFVSGKIVLTGAKVRDETYAAFENIYPVLTEFRKNQQ encoded by the exons ATGGCTGATCAAGGATTGGAAGGGAGCCAGCCGGTAGATCTACAGAAACATCCTTCTGGGATTGTGCCCACCCTTCA AAATATTGTTTCAACAGTCAATTTGGACTGTAAGTTGGACCTCAAAGCAATTGCACTCCAAGCTCGTAATGCAGAGTACAATCCCAAG CGTTTTGCTGCTGTCATTATGAGAATCAGAGAACCGAAAACAACTGCACTTATCTTTGCTTCTGGCAAGATG GTTTGTACTGGAGCCAAGAGTGAGCAACAGTCTAAACTGGCAGCAAGGAAG TATGCGCGTATCATCCAAAAACTTGGTTTCCCGGCCAAATTTAAG GATTTCAAGATCCAGAACATTGTTGGCTCCTGTGATGTTAAGTTCCCGATACGGTTGGAGGGTCTTGCATATTCCCATGGTGCTTTCTCTAGT TATGAACCAGAGCTGTTTCCCGGATTAATATACCGTATGAAGCAACCGAAGATAGTCTTGCTTATTTTCGTCTCTGGAAAAATAGTTCTAACCGGAGCCAAG GTGAGAGATGAGACTTATGCAGCCTTTGAAAACATATATCCAGTGCTTACTGAGTTCAGGAAAAATCAACAATG A